The Urbifossiella limnaea genome has a window encoding:
- a CDS encoding tyrosine-type recombinase/integrase, which translates to MPPKKSQPSPRFRVGKVSVYEHHGAWWVYYRDDTGPHRKKVAATRDQAEQVAARVNSQLASNEPTLLTFTPIAVAELRKQFLDYHEHVLHSSVGTLKRYRSATQHLDDFVRTLPKPPHAHDLKVEAFAAYLRRVEVAPNGHQNTAKRKLLTKGVQYVLETCRTMFTYAVKRRHLPPYAGNPFSELPLDKMRIEDAKPIFVFTADTEMKFLAACSAWAFPINFTLAKTGLRVGELVHLLIEDVDLAGGWLHVHNKVELGWRVKTGQERTVPLLAEMVAVIRAVIGKRTCGPVFLRERLRDRKPVVVGDRRELEKVLRNRRAGEARPLTRTEEAGLAKKLWWDAGAVKADKIRQVFGRVTAAIGHPDSTCPKSWRHTFATLLQDGNVDPLIRQQVMGHKPTLNGGLGMTANYTHTRPETRKEQVERALRRWSGSLAYALERLGPV; encoded by the coding sequence GTGCCGCCGAAAAAGTCCCAACCCTCTCCGCGGTTCCGCGTCGGCAAGGTCAGTGTGTACGAGCACCACGGGGCGTGGTGGGTGTACTACCGCGACGACACCGGGCCGCACCGCAAGAAGGTCGCCGCCACCCGCGACCAGGCCGAACAGGTGGCCGCCCGGGTCAACTCGCAGCTCGCCAGCAACGAACCGACCCTGCTGACGTTCACGCCGATCGCTGTGGCCGAGCTGCGCAAGCAGTTCCTCGACTACCACGAACACGTCCTGCACTCCTCGGTCGGCACGCTCAAGCGTTACCGTTCCGCCACCCAGCATCTCGACGACTTCGTCCGCACCCTGCCTAAGCCGCCGCACGCCCACGACCTCAAGGTGGAGGCGTTCGCCGCCTACCTGCGGCGGGTCGAGGTCGCCCCGAACGGCCACCAGAACACTGCGAAGCGAAAGCTGCTCACGAAGGGCGTGCAATACGTCCTGGAGACGTGCCGGACGATGTTCACGTACGCGGTGAAACGCCGCCACCTACCGCCCTACGCCGGAAATCCGTTCTCCGAGCTGCCCCTCGACAAAATGCGGATCGAGGACGCCAAGCCGATCTTCGTCTTCACCGCCGACACCGAGATGAAGTTCTTGGCGGCGTGTTCGGCGTGGGCGTTCCCGATCAACTTCACGCTCGCCAAGACGGGGCTGCGGGTCGGCGAACTGGTCCACCTGCTGATCGAGGATGTGGACTTGGCCGGCGGATGGTTGCACGTCCACAACAAGGTCGAGCTGGGGTGGCGGGTGAAGACCGGCCAGGAGCGCACAGTCCCGCTCTTGGCCGAGATGGTGGCGGTGATCCGGGCGGTGATCGGCAAGCGAACCTGCGGCCCGGTGTTCTTGCGCGAGCGGCTGCGCGACCGGAAGCCGGTTGTTGTCGGCGACCGGCGCGAACTGGAGAAGGTGCTCCGCAACCGGCGGGCGGGCGAGGCCCGGCCGCTCACCAGGACCGAGGAGGCCGGGCTGGCGAAGAAGCTGTGGTGGGACGCCGGGGCGGTGAAGGCGGACAAGATCCGGCAGGTGTTCGGCCGGGTCACGGCCGCGATCGGGCACCCGGACTCGACCTGTCCGAAGTCGTGGCGTCACACGTTCGCTACCCTGCTCCAGGACGGGAACGTGGACCCGCTGATCCGCCAGCAGGTGATGGGCCACAAGCCGACGCTCAACGGCGGCCTGGGCATGACCGCGAATTACACCCACACCCGGCCGGAGACCCGCAAGGAGCAGGTCGAACGGGCACTCCGGCGGTGGTCGGGGTCGCTGGCCTACGCTCTGGAACGCCTCGGCCCGGTGTGA
- the glgA gene encoding glycogen synthase GlgA, producing MRILVASSEVAGLAKTGGLADVAASLPRALAGRGHQVAVVMPYYAAVRRTGTPVEKTGIALPVPLGGRTLACRLLRTRLPNSDVPVYLVEHPPFFERDDGPGRGLYQQGMPGGYKADYPDNAERFTFFSRAVLEAVPFLGFTPDVIHANDWQTGLVPVFLNEAYRTKPAYKHVRSLFTIHNIAYQGTFGPEVMKLTGLPGWLLNPGQLEFHGYLNFLKAGIVFADAVNTVSPTYAREITTPDFGCGLDGLLRGVSGKLSGIVNGCDYADWDPANDRHIAAKYTADTVTAGKAACKADLQKRFNLPQKPDVPVLGMVARLVSQKGVDLVLSAAPGFLDLGCQLVFLGDGDPEYHDELNDFKARHPDKVGVFLGFNEGLAHAVEAGSDLFLMPSRYEPCGLNQLYSLRYGTAPVVRATGGLADTVVNATEEHLKAGTATGFSFGEFSARALYETVKWALSLYRTRPADFAQVVRTAMAQDWGWDRSAAEYEALYRKVSRVG from the coding sequence TTGCGGATTCTCGTCGCGTCGTCCGAGGTGGCCGGGCTCGCCAAAACGGGCGGCCTCGCCGACGTGGCTGCGTCCCTTCCACGGGCACTGGCGGGCCGCGGGCATCAGGTCGCCGTCGTCATGCCGTACTACGCGGCCGTCCGCCGCACCGGCACGCCGGTCGAAAAGACCGGCATCGCCCTCCCCGTCCCCCTCGGCGGTCGCACCCTGGCCTGCCGGCTGCTGCGCACCCGGCTGCCGAACTCGGACGTACCCGTCTACCTGGTCGAGCACCCCCCGTTCTTCGAGCGCGACGACGGGCCCGGCCGCGGCCTGTACCAGCAAGGGATGCCCGGCGGCTACAAGGCCGACTACCCGGACAACGCCGAGCGGTTCACGTTCTTCAGCCGGGCCGTCCTCGAAGCCGTGCCGTTCCTCGGGTTCACACCCGACGTCATCCACGCCAACGACTGGCAGACCGGCCTCGTGCCCGTGTTCCTCAACGAGGCCTACCGCACGAAGCCCGCCTACAAGCACGTCCGCTCGCTGTTCACGATCCACAACATCGCCTATCAGGGCACGTTCGGGCCCGAGGTGATGAAGCTCACGGGCCTGCCCGGGTGGCTGCTCAACCCCGGACAGTTGGAGTTCCACGGCTACCTGAACTTCCTCAAGGCCGGCATTGTGTTCGCCGACGCGGTGAACACCGTGAGCCCGACCTACGCCCGCGAGATCACCACGCCCGACTTCGGCTGCGGGCTCGACGGGCTTCTCCGCGGCGTGAGTGGCAAGTTGAGCGGCATCGTTAACGGCTGCGACTACGCCGACTGGGACCCGGCCAACGACCGGCACATCGCGGCGAAGTACACCGCCGACACGGTGACCGCCGGGAAGGCGGCCTGCAAGGCGGACCTGCAGAAGCGGTTCAACTTGCCGCAGAAACCCGACGTGCCGGTACTCGGCATGGTCGCCCGACTCGTGAGTCAGAAGGGCGTCGATTTGGTGCTGAGTGCCGCGCCCGGGTTCCTCGACCTGGGCTGCCAGCTCGTATTCCTCGGCGACGGCGACCCGGAGTACCACGACGAGTTGAACGACTTCAAGGCACGCCACCCGGACAAGGTCGGCGTCTTCCTCGGCTTCAACGAGGGGCTGGCGCACGCGGTGGAGGCGGGCTCCGACTTGTTCCTCATGCCGAGCCGCTACGAGCCGTGCGGGCTGAACCAGCTGTACAGCCTCCGCTACGGCACGGCGCCGGTGGTCCGCGCGACCGGGGGCCTGGCCGACACCGTCGTCAACGCCACGGAGGAGCACCTGAAAGCCGGCACGGCGACGGGCTTCTCGTTCGGCGAGTTCTCCGCACGGGCACTGTACGAAACGGTGAAGTGGGCGCTGTCGCTGTACCGGACGCGGCCGGCGGACTTCGCGCAGGTGGTGCGGACGGCGATGGCTCAGGACTGGGGCTGGGACCGCAGTGCGGCCGAGTACGAGGCGCTGTACCGTAAGGTGAGCCGGGTGGGGTGA
- the hpnE gene encoding hydroxysqualene dehydroxylase HpnE, whose translation MIVVGGGLAGLAAAVGLAPRGFRVTVLEARPRLGGRAGSFTDPATGQLVDACQHVSMGCCTNFTHFCRTIGVEHLLAPQPRLTFVTPDRRRSVFKADPWPAPFHLGRALLGAHYLTPVEKLRVAWGLLALLSERPDADPPLREWLLAHRQTDRTIDRFWGVVLVSALNETVDRVGLRYARKVFRDGFVRHRDGFTVHVPAVPLGRFYDAELRAWLDRYGVEVVENCGVKRLTGAVSGVELRDGSRREADWFVLAAPFDRVPDLLPPELAADPFFAGAKELAPSPITSVHLWYDRPPLDLPHAVLVDCLGQWVFSRGEVAPGEFYLQVVVSAARPLKGLGRDEIQTRIGEELARVFPSVARATLLRSKVVTEHTATFSAVPGVDRLRPPQATPVPNLALAGDWTDTGWPATMEGAVRSGYLAAEAILARAGRPERLLRPDLGG comes from the coding sequence GTGATTGTGGTCGGCGGCGGGCTGGCGGGGCTGGCGGCGGCGGTCGGGCTTGCGCCCCGCGGCTTCCGCGTCACGGTCCTCGAAGCGCGACCGCGGCTCGGCGGCCGCGCCGGGTCGTTCACCGACCCCGCCACGGGCCAACTCGTCGACGCCTGCCAGCACGTCAGCATGGGCTGCTGCACCAACTTCACGCACTTCTGCCGCACGATCGGCGTCGAACACCTCCTCGCCCCGCAGCCGCGGCTCACGTTCGTCACGCCGGACAGGCGGCGGAGCGTGTTCAAGGCCGACCCGTGGCCGGCGCCGTTCCACCTCGGGCGGGCTCTGCTCGGGGCGCACTACCTCACGCCGGTCGAGAAGCTGCGCGTGGCGTGGGGGCTGCTGGCGCTGCTGAGCGAACGGCCGGACGCCGACCCGCCACTGCGCGAGTGGCTCCTGGCGCACCGGCAGACGGATCGCACCATCGACCGCTTCTGGGGCGTGGTGCTGGTCAGCGCCCTGAACGAGACTGTGGACCGCGTCGGCCTGCGGTACGCCCGCAAGGTGTTCCGCGACGGGTTCGTCCGCCACCGCGACGGCTTCACCGTCCACGTCCCGGCGGTGCCGCTCGGCCGGTTCTACGACGCGGAACTGCGGGCGTGGCTCGACCGATACGGCGTCGAGGTGGTGGAGAACTGTGGCGTGAAGCGGCTGACAGGGGCCGTGTCGGGCGTCGAGCTGCGCGACGGCTCGCGCCGCGAAGCCGACTGGTTCGTGCTCGCCGCCCCGTTCGACCGCGTGCCCGACCTGCTGCCGCCGGAACTGGCCGCCGACCCGTTCTTCGCCGGGGCGAAGGAACTGGCCCCGTCGCCGATCACGAGCGTGCACCTGTGGTACGACCGGCCGCCGCTCGACTTACCGCACGCGGTGCTGGTCGATTGCCTCGGCCAGTGGGTGTTTTCCCGCGGCGAAGTGGCTCCCGGCGAGTTCTACCTGCAAGTCGTGGTGAGCGCCGCCCGGCCTCTCAAGGGGCTCGGCCGCGACGAGATTCAGACGCGAATCGGCGAGGAACTCGCCCGCGTGTTCCCCTCGGTGGCCCGGGCGACGCTGCTGCGCTCGAAGGTGGTGACGGAGCACACCGCGACGTTCAGCGCCGTGCCCGGCGTGGATCGGTTGCGCCCGCCGCAGGCGACACCGGTGCCGAACCTCGCCCTGGCCGGCGACTGGACCGACACCGGCTGGCCGGCCACGATGGAGGGTGCCGTCCGCAGCGGGTATCTCGCCGCGGAGGCGATTCTGGCGCGGGCCGGGCGCCCCGAGCGGCTGCTACGGCCCGATCTCGGCGGCTGA
- a CDS encoding bifunctional aminoglycoside phosphotransferase/ATP-binding protein encodes MTLADLLVGLADPAAYPEPPDCVEVRQTHISAVFLAGEFVYKVKKPVNFGFLDFSTPDRRRHFCEEEVRLNRRLAPHVYLGVVPVTAAGGRLRVEGDGEPVEWAVKMVRLPEGTSLLDRLRRDEVGPADVERLAAFLADFHRTAAGGPEVAVGGRFEVVAANARDNFAQTVAHVGGTVSPAVFTRLREQTDGWLDRLRPLIDARAARGIPRDTHGDLHLDHVYSHPDGRPFAIDCIEFSSRFRHADPAADLAFLLMDFRFHHRPDLAADLERAYVRASGDRELAAVLPFYVAYRAVVRAKVEGMEWAEPEVPAADRVAAAARARGHWLLALGVLDEPASRPALLFVGGLSGTGKSHLARRVAAAAGFEVIRADVVRKELSGLRETERGGAGLYDPAHTERTYAECLKRADALLFEGKRVLLDATFRAAARRRAVVELARTWRVPVLGVVCEARPETVRERLAARTGDASDATWQTYLKQLGEWEIGGADTLAVTTDGDADAVGAVTAALRASGLLS; translated from the coding sequence ATGACCCTAGCCGACCTCCTCGTCGGCCTTGCCGACCCGGCAGCCTACCCCGAGCCGCCCGACTGCGTCGAGGTGCGGCAGACGCACATTTCCGCCGTATTCCTTGCGGGTGAATTCGTCTATAAGGTGAAGAAGCCGGTGAACTTCGGCTTCCTCGACTTTTCCACCCCGGACCGGCGGCGGCACTTCTGCGAGGAGGAGGTCCGCCTCAACCGCCGGCTCGCGCCGCACGTCTACCTCGGTGTGGTGCCTGTGACCGCGGCCGGCGGCCGGCTCCGCGTCGAAGGCGACGGCGAACCCGTCGAGTGGGCGGTGAAGATGGTCCGGCTGCCGGAGGGAACATCGCTCCTCGACCGACTGCGCCGCGACGAAGTCGGGCCGGCGGACGTGGAACGCCTGGCCGCGTTCCTGGCCGACTTCCACCGCACCGCCGCGGGCGGGCCGGAGGTCGCGGTCGGCGGCCGGTTCGAGGTCGTCGCCGCGAACGCCCGCGACAACTTCGCCCAAACTGTGGCCCACGTCGGAGGCACGGTCAGCCCGGCAGTCTTTACCCGCCTCCGCGAGCAGACCGACGGGTGGCTCGACCGGCTGCGTCCGCTGATCGACGCGCGGGCTGCCCGCGGTATACCGCGGGACACGCACGGCGACCTGCACCTCGATCACGTCTACTCCCACCCCGACGGCCGGCCGTTCGCCATCGACTGTATCGAGTTCAGTTCCCGCTTCCGCCACGCCGACCCGGCCGCCGACCTGGCGTTTCTTCTCATGGACTTCCGCTTCCACCACCGGCCCGACCTGGCGGCCGACCTGGAGCGCGCCTACGTCCGCGCGTCGGGCGACCGCGAGCTTGCGGCCGTGCTGCCGTTCTACGTCGCGTACCGGGCGGTCGTACGGGCGAAAGTGGAGGGCATGGAGTGGGCCGAGCCGGAGGTTCCGGCCGCCGACCGGGTCGCGGCGGCGGCGCGGGCGCGCGGCCACTGGCTCCTCGCGCTCGGCGTGCTGGACGAACCCGCCAGCCGCCCGGCCCTGCTCTTCGTCGGCGGGCTGTCGGGAACGGGCAAGAGCCACCTCGCAAGGCGGGTCGCGGCGGCAGCCGGGTTCGAGGTGATTCGCGCGGACGTGGTCCGGAAGGAACTCTCGGGCCTGCGCGAGACCGAACGCGGCGGCGCAGGACTGTACGACCCCGCGCACACGGAGCGGACTTATGCCGAGTGTCTGAAGCGGGCCGACGCGCTGCTCTTCGAGGGGAAGCGGGTACTGCTGGACGCCACGTTCCGCGCCGCGGCCCGCCGGCGGGCGGTGGTCGAACTCGCGCGCACGTGGCGGGTGCCGGTACTGGGCGTTGTGTGTGAGGCGCGGCCGGAGACGGTGCGGGAACGACTCGCGGCCCGGACGGGAGACGCATCTGACGCGACGTGGCAGACGTACTTGAAGCAACTCGGTGAGTGGGAAATCGGGGGGGCGGACACCCTGGCCGTGACGACCGACGGCGACGCGGACGCCGTCGGTGCGGTAACGGCGGCGTTACGCGCGAGCGGACTCCTGTCGTGA